One Methanosphaera cuniculi DNA window includes the following coding sequences:
- a CDS encoding glycosyltransferase, giving the protein MNILQVIPYFTFARGGDVAVCYNLARQLTKKGHNVTILTTNFEYNPEDTDAIKNLKMVPVDYKFNFALFIYTPLMKKWLDENITNFDIIHLHEFRSYQNNIVMKYACKYNIPYIIEPHTSTPTHVGSTYFKKIYDLIYGKRLMRNASGVIAVSEYEAKYDRLMRSDNIDVIYNGMDFDEFKNLDNINYDKIDQPYILYLGRLDKLKGINHIIEAFSKLPPEFSNYKLIIAGKINDYKKTLDEIIQKHNLKDRVIFTGFIKQSEKIALFKDASLFVNPVKYMGGVSLTVFESILAGTPVIVTRQSGEVIEKIDAGLIVKYADVDELKDTMIKSLTDEKLTQKQLENGQNYIYNNLSWSDVTDKIIEVYKKHVNKGDI; this is encoded by the coding sequence ATGAATATCTTACAAGTTATACCATACTTCACATTTGCACGTGGAGGAGATGTTGCTGTTTGCTACAATCTAGCACGACAACTAACAAAAAAAGGACATAATGTAACAATACTAACAACTAACTTTGAATATAACCCAGAAGATACAGATGCTATTAAAAATCTCAAAATGGTACCTGTTGATTATAAGTTTAATTTTGCATTATTTATCTACACACCACTTATGAAAAAATGGCTTGATGAAAACATAACAAACTTTGATATTATTCATCTTCATGAATTTAGATCTTATCAGAATAATATTGTTATGAAATATGCATGTAAATATAATATTCCATATATTATAGAGCCTCACACATCTACTCCAACTCATGTTGGTAGTACTTATTTTAAGAAGATTTATGATCTCATTTATGGTAAACGTTTAATGCGTAATGCTAGTGGTGTTATTGCAGTATCAGAATATGAGGCTAAATATGATCGTCTGATGCGTAGTGATAATATTGATGTTATCTATAATGGAATGGACTTTGATGAATTTAAAAATCTTGATAATATAAATTATGATAAAATAGATCAACCTTATATTTTATATCTTGGTCGTCTTGATAAACTTAAAGGAATTAACCATATAATAGAAGCATTTAGCAAATTACCACCCGAATTTAGTAATTATAAACTCATAATTGCTGGTAAAATTAATGATTATAAAAAAACATTAGATGAAATAATACAAAAACATAACCTTAAAGATCGTGTAATATTTACAGGCTTTATTAAACAATCAGAGAAAATTGCACTTTTTAAGGATGCAAGCTTATTTGTTAATCCTGTTAAATATATGGGAGGAGTATCTCTCACTGTATTTGAATCAATACTAGCTGGAACTCCTGTTATTGTAACACGACAGTCTGGTGAGGTAATTGAAAAGATTGATGCAGGATTAATTGTTAAATATGCTGATGTTGATGAACTTAAAGATACTATGATTAAATCATTAACAGATGAAAAACTCACCCAAAAACAGCTTGAAAACGGACAAAATTACATCTACAACAATCTAAGCTGGAGTGATGTAACAGATAAAATAATAGAAGTATATAAAAAACATGTAAATAAAGGAGATATATGA